The genomic DNA GTATGAGCAAATAATGTTTTCTCCTCTGGtgtttattttgtgataattttttaatttttttttatgagtataATGCAAGTCAAGTTTTAGCAGTTTATTACAGTAAAAATGTCAATTTCTTTGAGCAAATATTAAGTGGACTACAGTGGAAGAAACTGAGACAGGAATCCTTTCCTTGGTTATTTTAGTACTAACTTATTAAACTTCAAAGTGATTAGTTATTCTGTGGTCAGACTTCTTCCACCTTTTTGGGATTATGAttcttatttatgaaaatagaaattttgTTGATGAACCTGATTACCaactatatttttgttcatgACATGTTGACATGTTACCAATATATCAACTAGGCGGTGGACAAGGTGATAACGACATGTTTCCTGAAGTTGACAGCAATTGGAAAGTATGTGAGAAATGTCTCTCTtctgatatataatattttctctgATAGCCCGAATTTTTAAGTTTCAACATCTGATGTTTAACATTGTTTTCATTCTATTCTTTAGTCATTTATACGATCAGTCTCTATATTAAGGATAATATTATTTGAAGGTTACGGTTTTAAAGTTAGCAacatttctcattttctttgattaattttccATGTTAAAAGAGAAGTTTCCATATTGCCTTGTGTAGATAGTTTAAAGCGGGTAACAGTCATTAaggtttgaattgaattcaacAGTGCTTGAGATCTAGTCACCTGAAGGCATTATAGCCTCAAATAATTTACCTATCCTTACCTCCATTTTTTGGCAATTATTGTCTTGTCTTCGTGTTTGATTTTACTACGGTGTTAAGTTTGAGCCAGTTTGTAAATCAAAGTACTGTGCAAGCAAGCTCATCTTAATTAACCGGGGTTTGGCTTAAAAGCATTAGGGTTAGCTGAACGGTTATCTATTGCAAACAAGCTCTGTCTCTTTGCCCTTGTGGATCTTTCTAATTGAACCTAGCACTCTTTTCTTCATAATGTTTGCCTAATGAATGCTTTCTCAGCTTAAGTTTCATTCATTAGACAAATTGATTTCCAGCTCCCCATGCTCCCTTGAAGTGTCTGCGACATGCAGAAGTTCAAACCACTTATCAGCCGGATTGCTTGTTTTACAGTAATTCTAATTGCTAACAATCTGCaacttctaaattttttcttttttgattctCAAAATTCGATGCAGACTTTCAATGAGGTGCAGAAACTGCTGGGTAAAACCAACGGGAAAGTTGTTGGTGATTTAATGACGCCAGCTCCAGTTGTAGTTCGTGAAACAACTAATCTGGAGGATGCTGCTAGGTTCTCCCTTGCTTCTTTCTTTGCAAACCATTTTGTCTTCACGAGTTACAAAAATTTGTCCTGCTTTACTGCAATATTCTTAGTCTATTTAACCCATATGTTTTGTATCTGATATGTTATATCTAATCTCAGATTGTTACTTGAGACAAAATACCGCCGACTGCCAGTAGTCGACGCCGATGGCAAACtggtaagaaaatatttttcttcttgtttcggCATTTGGTTTATCTTTATccattttaaattatgtaccTTTTGGTAAACCCTTTGTTTATAAACCAAAGGTTGGAATTATCACAAGAGGAAACGTAGTAAGAGCTGCTCTTCATATAAAACGTGGTCTTGAAAAGAAGGCACAATAGCTATGTATCTATTGTTGAAGCCATTTTGAAGCAGCCCTACATGACTACTAGGAATCAGGTAGATCATCAAGACCTCATCTgttttatgtgtataattttgagTAACGttgtattaatttatcatttatattgttTGCAGTATAAATGAATATAGGATAATttactatcaatgaagccattAGAGACCAACCAATGTCAATTCTTGTTAACCCCTCTTTTATAATGCAAACTTTTCCCTCTTAGATCATTcgaaaagaaaatgtttaatataaaatttgtatattttattgaaCGGTCAATGGATCGATCATAGGACATTTTAGTCATAGATATGGTAATCGAATTGTATGTCATATCATCtatgaaaaatctaatattttgtattttgtactTTATCTATTGTAGGATaggctttttaaaaaaaaaaattaatcgatatatctttagtttgaaaaattttacaaacatttataaaaggttaaaatttttcatatacaattttgttacattattattttttataaaaatatgtattaaattatatctataatatatatattatataatataatttatatattatattatattaatttaatatataataaggtACGAATTGTTTTtcactttatattatatatcggGGGACACCATTAAAGTCTAGCAATGTTAGACATAAATTATTTGTACGATATACGACTTGATACTAGCAAAGCCATGCATCATtcatttattgcattaatttaattttttttttttgcttttttgggTTGCTCATTCATTTATtacactaatttttatttttttttgcttttttgggTTGCTCCATCTGTAATTAATTGAGTTTATGTCGGTGCCCCCGCGCTTTCagaatattgtttatatatttgccTTCCCAATTCTTtgtataatttatgaataattaaaataaaattatactctcgtatttttaatatataaatgatatattataatgtaattaaattaattttaaattaaaaataaaataataattaattacataattatatattatttatatatttaaattatgtataaaatatatataaaatattattgaataattacaacaatagttgaataaaaaatattaataataagctTAAAAAAGGCTTTAATAGTGCTTTTTTAATGATTGGAGAGTCGAGTTTGACTTTATcggataaataaattttgagatatgataattagatttataattattatattaaataaattaatattaatttatcgtgatatattattaatcaatcttaaattatttatgttttgaccTTTTACAGTAGAAAATTACATTATTCCGCCTctaaacttaagaaaaaaataaaatctgtcTCATCCCCAATTACGCAATCCTTAGGGTCAGCTTTAATAGTGTATTACAGTTGTACATTTGAGCTAAACAAGTGAAAtaggtttgataaaattgaagGGTGGTTCAACTGCACATCCTTCTACTCCTTAAATGGCAATAATTGTGAGCAAAACATTTACCGAGTCACCAAATGACAGCAAATTGAGAGAGACATGCATTGAATTCAtaggtttaaattataaaaattacaacATAATTATGAATGTTCCCTCCTCCTtctctataaaataaaataaaaaaataatatatgggAAGTACACTCATTCCGGCAACATCATAATtaacaaagtaaaaataatgCCAAAAAAAATGTACTATTTAACACAGTTACTATGGAAATATGTGCATTGTGGACAGACAGACATACATCCAGAAGAAGTGCAATTTTCACTTACCCAAATAAACAATATTCCTCCGCTAATTGTGGGGGCGAAAAGATGTCTTCtcttgtaaataataataatattaaaaaacaagtcaaaaaatgaatatatcgAGCTCTAAACGACGTCGACATAATGGACAGAGTGCTTAAGTGGTGATATGACAAATCTAGGAAAAGTAGTGAAAAACAGCTtacacctctctctctctctcccattCATTGGGTTAACGTGagtaaattcaaattgaattaaatttatatttatatttattttaaaaattattcacatttaatcgatttttaaataaaattttgaatttaatttagtattatagTTGAATAAAAACtgataaaaagaatattattttgattagtaTTACTTAAACTAATATCGTTAGAATTATttcgtattaaaattttttagactcACAAACTTAACGAATTGAACACTTCTAAAATTAGAAgttaaactcaaaaatatttaaatcatagattcaatctcaaattcaactaagtcaaatttgttttaaacttattcgatagaatttatttttaaatttaaataaactcaattcaaatctaaagaATTACAACATCATAAACAGTAAAGATTTAGAGAATACCGAATAGCTTTAGTGGTTAACCATCACCACTGCACCAACTGCCATGACTGTTCACcttcctcttcctcttttctatttccttttacttgatttaaaataaacaatttcatattaaacataCCCAAttatagggttagattcgaatcaaaccgaatttaaattcatttaagcTTGAACTCTTCTTGACTTAAGAATAATAtggctcaagctcgagctcaaactcgagctcaggCTCGTCGAACTCGTTAtgtttgagctaaaacttgACTCGCTTCGAATTCGAATATTCgctattaaaacgacgtcgttttaatatatattaatcaaaatgacatcgttttatatctaaaattttaatttataaactttgacAATTAAATTCGAACTGGTTTAGGGCCAACTCAtttcgagctcggctcgaatccaggcCTACCTAATTATTAACATACTTATACTAAAACcaaactttaaaattatcaaataaataataatatacaattactccgttttttttttttttaccaaaatttaaattttctaaattttaatattacacgtaaaaaattgaaaaaaaaaaagaaagaaaaaagctaGAATCACCAGTGCTACAGCCTACAAGGCTTCATCATTCCTTCGGCCGTCGGGTACCTCCATGGCGCACGTTAGCAATGATCAATGGTAGAGATGAACCActttctttaataattaataacagTCTCTTCTTTTTGCCCATTTAAGGCTTCAGTAGTCACCGTCCAGATCTTCCGGGTCGGGTTCCTTGTTCAAGTCGACCCGATTCAATACCCCACCACATGCAGATTTCAATTCATCGATTGGCGGTTCCTGACGGTGGTTATTTTGTTCCCCGTGATTTGTGTGAATCGCTGATTCGATGGCGTCCACGCGAGCGCCAACTTCGGCGGCTTTCTTTCTTATCAAAGCCGCTGACATGTCACCTCTTACAGCGGCGGTGCCGCCGTCTCCTTTCAAAAGGTCCGGGAAGTTTAACCTGGCAGAGGGTCCCCGCAGATAAAACACCGCCGTATCGTATGCTCGAGCCGCCGCGACAGGAGTAGAGTAAGAGCCGAGCCAGATTCTAGAACGTTTATTCGGCTCTCTAATCTCAGCCACCCACTTGCCCCACTTTCTCATCCTTATCCCTTTGTATGGTCTCTCCCTGTCCATCACTCGCTTCCTGTTGGCCGCCTCCGTCACCGCCGCAGCTCCCTCCATCttttctgtaaaaaaaaaaaaaaaaaacaagaaaaagaaagaagaaagtcgTTTTCTATTTTTTGGTATCTAGGAACCCGAAAAGAGGAGaggagaaatgaaaaagaaagggCATTTATTTAGTAGAATAATTGGCTGTCATATGGAGGAGGTAACACGTTGAAGAAAGACGGAAAGAAAATCCAAAACCACCGACATAATCAAGatgaaagagattaaaaaaagagcGGGGGTGCGTGCGTGTGTTTGCAGATATGAAATAATGGTGTGAGGTTGCAGAGGTAGATGGTTAGGTCTGGGGAATCGGCATCTGAGTGAGTCTGAGGTTTTGTTTTCCTTTGGCAAAATAGAAAATccgaaaaagaaattatatggAAGAGGAGAAGTGGATTGTATGTATATTTGTAGTGATGttgaataatacataattgATAGGTGGTGACAGGTGATTGGTGATGgtattttgtattaataaaattatgtgtatatatatatatatatatatatatatatatatatatatatatatatatatatatatatataaacgatgtattattattagattgtataattttataattttaaattaaagataaagtaacacctaattacataatgatatattttttatttacttatattatatacaaaaaaatatgtatgtataattttattaattgttcaTTATGTAATGGGTTGTAAActcctatttatatttttcttattagtAGTACTATATGTATCTACTTTAgatacataattagatatacgTTTATGcatgtttattatataattaaaaattattttatttttaatttaaaattatttaattatacgatgatatatactatatatattataaaataaatatatatagttttattattattattctttagagagttaataacattttccacccaaggttaacttttaaaacacgTTTGTATGCTTagtttacataaataatatttttctatctaaaatCAACcgtaaataatatcttataacCCAAAATTAAGGagtaaaattgttgttttattctcattattttattgtttaaaattaatgtataactctaaattaataaaaattaaaaataatattttaaatatttaaattacataaaaattctcttatttctatttctttttactACCACTTATTTTTCCTCTCTACTTAT from Mangifera indica cultivar Alphonso chromosome 16, CATAS_Mindica_2.1, whole genome shotgun sequence includes the following:
- the LOC123198791 gene encoding ethylene-responsive transcription factor ERF011 codes for the protein MEGAAAVTEAANRKRVMDRERPYKGIRMRKWGKWVAEIREPNKRSRIWLGSYSTPVAAARAYDTAVFYLRGPSARLNFPDLLKGDGGTAAVRGDMSAALIRKKAAEVGARVDAIESAIHTNHGEQNNHRQEPPIDELKSACGGVLNRVDLNKEPDPEDLDGDY